The Diceros bicornis minor isolate mBicDic1 chromosome 31, mDicBic1.mat.cur, whole genome shotgun sequence genomic sequence AAATCGATGACCTAGGAAGTGAAAGGAAGAACTTATCTGCAAGCTAACCAAGTGGAAATGAGTTCTTGAGTGAGACTAAAAATATGACCCTGCATGATTATAAAAAGCTGACTTCTGCTTTTGTATTTCTTATCACCCATCATTGTCAAACTACTTTTCCATTCATTGTTTCCATTAGACTTTCACTTGAACCCAGGCtatgcatatataaaaaatatttttgttatccCAGAGAATTGCATTCAGATACCACCACCAAGGGATACTTTTTTATTGGTTTTGagactcttattttttttatcattgggAGCCTGTCAAAGTAGAACTTTTCTACATACTACCAAGGTTTCTTATAAACACTCTTCTCAAAGCCTGTTTCACGTCcttgttcctcaggctgtagataAATGGATTCAGGATGGAACtcacaaaaatacaaaacacgGCCACAGTTTTCCCTTGTTCAACAGTCTGCTCATTTGCCGGTCTCATATATGTGCCACCATAAAACACAGCGACAGCTGTCAGGGGAAGCTACAGGTGGAGAAGTCCTTGTTCTGCCCTTCACTGGAATATGTCTTCATAATTGTGATGAAAACGAAAACGTagcagatgatgatgatgagtaGGAACCTGTGAGTTGAATTTTTGTGGACACAAACAGAGCAGTTTGCTTTATGTAAGTGTCAGAACTTGTCAACATTAAGAGGAGTGGGCCAGCACAGTAGAAATGATTGTTGGTGTTGGGTCCATAAAAGGACAAGTGAGAGGTCAGTATTACCTGCGTTGCGCCCACCATAGAACCCCAGAGGTAGAGGAAAGTGACCAGGCAGATGCAATATGGCCCGGACATTCCGCTGTTGCAATGCAGGGGATTGCAGATTGCCACGTACCTGTCATAGGCCAAGACACTGAGCATGGACTACTCAGTAAGGGGCAGACTCATGAAGATTCATGGAGAAAGCTTGGCCACTCCGTTTTACTACTTAAATCTCTTCATCCAACTACTTCTCCTCCTGCTGCTTCTCTCATTcgttctcttcttcctctttttttttttttttttttttatccaagcTTCCTTGATACTGGAaacaaagaaaagggaagagacaagagataaaCCAGATTGTTTTCCAGATCCCCTCCTTGatgaaaatgttaaaagtttTCAGGGTGAAGAAACAGTTTGAAGATTTAAGTTTCAACGCTTAGCCTCTGTTGCCATTTTTTATTCGTACCTCAGTATTAAACATCCAGTGAATAATTTGATCTGGTTGACTCTGAGGAAAGCAAAACTTACCTTTAAATCAAATTTATAGAGGTAAATTTACTTACAATAAAATGTAGAAATGTTAGTGCAGTTTGACAAATGTGCACAGCCATGCAACCATAATTCACATTTTCGAGGCTACTATGCAGGTAGGGAGAGAGGGTGGGAATAGGGCACAtaaaaatgccacaaagctcACTCTTTTTAGCAACATTCTGACATGtttacttaaataaatggaattaatttTCCTAGAACTATTGCAAGCCTTTGGTAAATATCCAGAATTCTCAGGGTTGATTTTGACAACTGttgccagtgttctcattgcATTTTGGAGAAACAGGTTTTGGGAGATCATCACTCTGCCCTTCAGGAACTTAATCTCTCTAGATAtacaatgcttttgagattcatttaaGTTGTATtagtagtttgttcatttttggctgaatggtattccattatatgggtatatcacaatttgtttctctatgcatttgtcagcATGCATCTGAGTTTCTTTGGGGGTATACACCTTTTCTCTTGTATAAATACATAAAGCTTACTGGGCCATAGTTTTATATGGCACTTAACTTTATGAGTAATTTTATGAGGAACAATCAGTTTTCCTGAcgtcattaaattattttatactccATCAAGTGACATATTATGAAAGTTACAATTACTTCACATTGTCATTGTCTATCTTTTTCTTGCTAATCTTTTTAATTCTTGCCATTGATGTGACTATGAAGTGGTATCACGTTGTAgttataatttgcattttcttgacaGTTATGGCTGTTGGCCTTCTTTTCATGTGGTTACTGGCTATTCACAAATCTTCTTTTATGAACTCTGTTCACctcatagactttttttttcagttagggTGGTTATGCTTTAAGCAGTTTATTGTGGAAAATCTTCATGTATTCTGAATCCAAGTCCTTGTCAGAATAATTGAATGTGTATATTTTCCTAATCTGTGGTTTTCCTAGTCTTTCTGCTCCTCAAATCTCTCACCTACTGTACCTTCCTACTCCTCACTCTCCTTAGATAACCTCATTTCAGTGTTCATAGAGAAAAATTTAAGCTTTCTGATTGGAATTCCTTGTTCTTTACTATACTAAAATTGCAAAACTTATCTGCACGTAGTTTCTTCCTTCCATAGTATTAAAAGTGATGGTTAAATTGTTTATGTGTGCTGAACATCTCATGCACAGTACCAAGCAGTGTATACAGGAGTTAGGTAAGGATATGGGCCTCAAAGGAGAATCTAGTTCCCAAAGCATTAAATTAAGGTTATGCCCTGGAGTAACAAAGACTATTTTAATtggttttcaaaaattatttaaaaaatgctctACGGAATATACTTAGCAAATACATTATAAATCTTCCCACTGTGCTTTTACAAATATGGTAAGTCAGCTTTTACAAGTAGGTCTTTTTCTACATTTGTTCACAAAAATATGTTTTGTACTTTTGTGTGGAGATTAGTATCCCCTAAATGTGGAAAAAATTGCATCTAAAGCgttttgccttcattttcttcataatacTTGCTTCTAACAGACATTATGTTATACATCTTCATCTATGTGTTTAATATCTATTCCTCCTCCTACAATATGTGCTCCATGACACTGGGGAAATTGTGCACTGCTGTAACTACAGAtcccaaaacagaaaaatatcaaatttgcAGTGTACTACAATAAATGAGTGGGTAAGTTTACAAAACAGATAGAACAGTTCTTCATTCTGTACCTTCTGAGCCATATATCAAGAGTCAAATTTCACTAATTCAGTGTCCTCTTTAAGAAATTAAGTCAGACGACTATAGGtttcaaatgaaaatgctgtacTGAACATTCATCTTCTATTTTATATCTGAAACAATAGGATATCACAGTGGAAGGGACCTTAGAAATCCAACTTCTTTCGTTTCTCCATTTGAATGATGCTGATGACAAGCTACTTTTCAggtctagttttcatttttttggccttttttccaaaaacatttgaaaaaaatatcaaatatgaaGTTCCCCAAGAAGAcagttataaatgtataaatatgtatatataatatgtaatattataaCATATTATctattaattaatataaaatataattatgtaaatacattatatatacacgAGAGAGAGAGTGAGCGTGTTTGCGTGTTtgagatacatgtatatatatatatatagagagagataatAGAGCTATAGGGTGAAAATATTTACATAGAAATCCTGATGTGTTTGTTGAAAAGAGAAGAGCAATTTCCTCATAGATGAATAGATCAATGAGTAAGTGATAAAACAGATGGAATCAAATAATAAAAGCAGAATCTGGATCAGACAGAATTCCTCACTTTCTTTGTCACTTTCAGTTTTCAAGGGCTAAGAAAATGTCTTCTCAAAACCACACTCTAGTGACGGAATTCATTCTCTTGGGACTCACAGAGGATCCAGTGCTAGAAAAGATCCTGTTTGGGGTGTTTCTGGTGATCTACCTAATCACACTGGCAGGGAATCTGTGTATGATCACGCTGATCAGGACCAATTCTCACCTCCAAACGCCCATGTATTTCCTCCTTAGCCACCTCTCCTTTGTAGACATTTGTTATTCCTCCAACATTACTCCAAATATGCTGCATAATTTCCTCTCAGACCAGAAGACCATCTCCTATGCTGGATGCGTCACGCAGTGTCTTCTCTTCATTGCCCTGGGCATCACTGAGCTTTATCTCCTCACTTCCATGGCACTGGATCGCTATGTAGCCATTCGCAGCCCTTTACATTACAGCACCAGAATGTCCAGCAACATTTGTATCTCTCTAGTCGTGGTCCCTTATACTTTTGGCTTCCTCCATGGACTCTCTCAGGCACTGCTGACTTTTCACTTGTCCTTCTGTGGCTCCCTTGAAATCAATCATTTCTACTGTGCTGACCCTCCTCTTATAATGTTGGCCTGCTCTGACACCTATGTCAAGAAGATGGCAATGTTTGTAGTTGCTGGTTTTACTCTCTTAAGCTCCCTCTTCATCATTCTCCTGTCCTACCTTTTCATTATTGCAGCTGTATTGAGGATCCATTCTGCTGAAGGCAGGTACAAAGCCTTTTCTACCTGTGGTTCCCACTTGACAACAGTCACCATATTTTATGGAACCCTCCTCTGCATGTACTTAAGGCCCCCATCTGAGACGTCTGTAGAGGAGTCCAAAATAATTGCAGTCTTCTATACTTTTTTGAGCCCAATGCTGAACCCATTGATCTACAGTCTAAGGAACAAGGATGTGATCCATGCCATGCAGCAAATGATTAAGGGAAATCTCTTTCATAAAATTGCAGTTTAAGTGAGTGCTCATTTGTAATTGCTAAATGTCTATGATGACATGGTGATCTCTTCAAAGGGCAAATCTATTACTCTATAGTCATAATTTCTTTATCTTTGCGAACTGTCAATGACATTAGCTAAATTCTCAAAATTAATACCTTCAAGACAacttgttttaataaaaattgtaatattgaaattaaacaatattttctttaGCAGAGAGCCTCTAAAAATAAAATGGGCAGTATCCAATAATTCCGTATAAAACTTTAATATCTTTACTCACTTGGGTGTAAAAGTTTGTAATTAACTCACTCTGATGGAAACACTGGAAATCCATCTTCTCTGAGTTATATGGTCTACAGAGCCATAGCAAGGTTCAAAACAGGGAGATTAGTTTTGCACTTCTTTTACTTACaaaattatttcttcttcaatgTGTGGTGTAGAACAATGGCTCTTGTGCCTGACTAATTACTGGAATCACCTTGgggaaattttaaatacatagatCACACATAGGTTAAAACATTTTGCAAATTCTCCCACAATCCGAATCATACACATCCTAAAAACTTTTTGTCCATTTATAAATACTGGTTATGATCCTCAGTTTTGAAAATAAACTGTCAACACCTGTTTGTGAGTTTCCAGGAGTATGGATTGAATTCAAGCACAGTATAGTATAAAGCattctagatatattttttatgtaGTAGCACTGAGTTAGGTCTAATTTATTGAGT encodes the following:
- the LOC131395074 gene encoding olfactory receptor 5M10-like; this translates as MSSQNHTLVTEFILLGLTEDPVLEKILFGVFLVIYLITLAGNLCMITLIRTNSHLQTPMYFLLSHLSFVDICYSSNITPNMLHNFLSDQKTISYAGCVTQCLLFIALGITELYLLTSMALDRYVAIRSPLHYSTRMSSNICISLVVVPYTFGFLHGLSQALLTFHLSFCGSLEINHFYCADPPLIMLACSDTYVKKMAMFVVAGFTLLSSLFIILLSYLFIIAAVLRIHSAEGRYKAFSTCGSHLTTVTIFYGTLLCMYLRPPSETSVEESKIIAVFYTFLSPMLNPLIYSLRNKDVIHAMQQMIKGNLFHKIAV